Genomic window (Streptosporangium brasiliense):
CTCCGCGGAGACGGGAGCGTGCAGCTGGCGGGCCTCGGCACCGGCGACATCCTCGGCGCCTTCCCGCTCCCGCCCGTCACGGGCGGCGGAGGGTATCCGTGGGACGCCACGGCCCTCGCCTTCACCGCCGACGGCCGCGAACTGCTCTCCGCGACGTCGGGAGGCGTCCTCGCCCGGACCGCCGTCGACCCCGCCGCGTGGACGAGGAAGGCGTGTGAGATCGCCGGCCGCGACCTGTCGGCCGACGAGTGGCGGAGGTCCGCCCACGCCGATCCGCCGCCGGACCTGGCCTGCGACCGTTCCGAGCAGGGCCAGGGGCTATGATCACCTGATGTGAACGATCATTCTGGTCGTCTCCCGCCGCCCGGCGTGCGGGGGTCCTCCGCCGGTGCTCCCGAGGGCCCGCCCGCCCCGGGGACGCCGCAGGTCACCGGGGCCGTGGACAGGAGGGCCCGCGGGGCGCGACAGCCCGCGCCGTGATCCCGCACCGGGTTTTGGCGCCGCCGCGCCCGGGAACCCTCCGTAGTCCCTCATCTCCCCACCGGACGTCGTCGCGGCCGGTGAGCGAGGCGGTCACTGGCCGGCGACTCAGATTTGGCAGATCATGACGGTGTACGGGGGCGAGCACGGGCCTAATGTGCCCGCAACGACAGCATGGGGATCGCCGGAGGGATGCCTGCGGGGCGGCCACCGACCGACGGCCCGGTGAGAGGTGGGCTTGATGGTTGCAGGTTGGACCAAGCACGGAGACGGCAAGTCCCTGGCGCCCGGTGAGGTCGTCAGACCGGACGAGAGACTGTCCTGGCCGCGCATGATCGGCTTCGGGGCCCAGCACGTCATCGCGATGTTCGGCGCGACGTTCGTCTTCCCGCTGGTCATGGGCCTGAGCCCGAACGTCGCCATCATGTTCTCCGGCGTCGCGACGATCATGTTCCTGCTCATCGTGAAGGGGAAGATCCCCAGCTATCTCGGGACGAGCGCCTCGTTCGTGGGCGGGGTTCTGGCCATCCGGGCGATCCACGGCGGCGACACCCCCGCCGCCGACGCGATCGTCACCGGGGCGATCCTCGTCGTCGGACTGGTCCTCGCGCTCGTCGGCGTGGCGATCCACTTCCTCGGCGTGCAGATCATCAACCGGATCTTCCCGCCGGTCGTCACCGGCGCGGTCGTCATGCTCATCGGGTTCGGCCTGGCCTACGTGGTCGCCGACGTCTACTGGCCGCAGGACCAGTGGATCGCCCTGATCACGATGCTCGTCACCTTCGTGATCATTGTGTTCTTCAAGGGGTTCATCGGCCGGATCGGCATCCTGCTCGGGCTGATCATCGGCTTCGCCCTCTCCTGGGCGGCCGACCGGGTCTTCGGTGACATCACCGCCTACAACGCCGCGACCGCCACCGTCGACACGCATCCGCGGGTGAGCTTCGCCGCGGTGGCGGAGGCCCCCTGGATCGGCTGGCCCGACACCTTCCTGCCCGACATCAGGTTCTCCGCCGTGCTGCTGGTGCTCCCGGCCGTGATCGCGCTGGTCGCCGAGAACATCGGCCATGTCAAGGCCGTCGGGGAGATGACCGGTACCAACGTCAACCCGTACATGGGCCGGGCGATCCTCGGCGACGGCGCCGCCACCGTGGTCGCCAGCACCTTCGGCGGCTCCCCGACCACCACCTACGCCGAGAACATCGGGGTCATGGCCGCGACCAGGGTCTACTCGACGGCCGCTTACTACATCGCCGCCGTCATCGCGATCCTGTTCGGCCTGTGCCCCAAGTTCGGCGCGCTGGTCGCGGCGACCCCCGGCGGCGTGCTCGGCGGCATCACCGTGATCCTCTACGGCATGATCGGCCTGCTCGGCGCCAAGATCTGGATCGAGAACCAGGTGGACTTCTCCAGCCCGGTCAACATGGTCCCGGTCGGGGCGGGCATCATCCTGGCCATCGGCCCGGTCCGGCAGATGATCGGCTCGCACTTCGTCCTGGAGGGCATCGCCCTGGGCACCATCGTGGTGGTGGGCGGCTACCACCTGCTGCGGGCGATATCCGGCAGGCCCGGGACCGGGCCGGCCGCGCGGCCCTCCGAGGGCGGGACGGGGCGGGAGGAGGCGTCCGGGTGAAACCGCCTCCCTTCGACTACCACGCCCCCCGCTCCGTCGGCGAGGCGCTCGACGCCCTCGACGCGGCCGGCGAGCACGGCAAGGTGCTCGCCGGCGGGCAGAGCCTCATCCCGATGCTCAACATGCGGCTGGCCGCCCCCGGGTGCCTCGTCGACATCAACCGGCTCACCGAACTGGCCACCGTCGACGTGGAGCCCGGCGGCGTCCGGGTCGGCGCGCTGGCCAGGCACGCCCAGGTGGAGCGCTCCGGGCGGGTCGCCGCCGCCCAGCCGCTGCTGCGCCAGGCGCTCCGGCTGGTCGCCCACCCGGTGATCCGCAACCGGGGCACGGTGGTGGGCAGCCTGGTGCACGCCGACCCGGCCGCCGAACTGCCCGCCGTACTCACCCTTCTCGGCGGCTCGGTACGGCTGGCCCGGCGCGGCGCCACCCGGGACGTCCCCGCCGCGGACTTCTTCACCGGCCCCCTGGAATCGGCGGCCGGACCGGGCGAGCTGGCCGTCTCCGCGCTCTTCCCCCTGCTCTCCCCGCGCTCGGGCACCGCCTTCCGCGAGGTCGCCAGACGGCACGGCGACTACGCCCTGGCCGGGATCGCGGCGCTGATCAGCCTGGACGACGACCTCCGGATCACCGGGGCCAGGGTGGCGTGCGTGAGCGTGGGCCCCGTCCCGGTGCTCGTCGACGTCACCGACGCCTGCGGCCACCGCCCCCCGGCCTCGGCCGACTGGGCCGCGGCGGCCCGCGCCGTGCAGGAGCGGATCGAACCGGAGGCGGACATCCACGCGACGGCCCACTACCGGCGCCACCTCGCCGGCGTCCTGACCCAGCAGGCCCTCCGGGACGCGGCGCGGGAGGCCCTCGATGCGTGAGCGGAGCCGCCGCGGACGGCGGGGAACGGTGAGCCGAGGATGAACATCGCGATCACACTGACCGTCAACGGGGTGGTCCGGCAGGCCGAGGTGCCGGCCCGGCGGCTGCTGTCGGACTGCCTGCGGCACGACCTCGGCCTGACCGGCACGCACGTCGGATGCGAGCACGGGGTGTGCGGGTGCTGCACGGTCCTGCTGGACGGGGAGCCGGTCCGGTCATGCCTGACGTTCGCCGTCACCGTGGACGGGCATGACATCACCACGGTGGAGGGGCTCTCCGCCCCCGGCGGCGCGATGTCGCCGGTGCAGCGCGCCTTTGCCGAGTGCCACGGCCTGCAGTGCGGCTTCTGCACCCCGGGCTTCCTGTGCACGGTCACCGCCCTGCTGCGGGACAATCCGGCGCCGACCGACGAGGAGGTGCTGGAGGGCATCTCCGGCAACCTGTGCCGGTGCACGGGCTACCAGAACATCGTCAAGTCCGTCCACCGCGCGGCCGAGATCATGGCGGAGGAACCGTGAGCGGGCGGGCCGGGAGAGACGGCACGGCGGGCCGCCGGACGGGGGCGACATGACGACGAAACTGTTCGGGGAGCCGGTGCGGCGGCGGGAGGATCCCCGGCTGCTCACCGGGCAGGGCCGCTACCTGGACGACCTCGGGCCGGACGCGCTGGCGGCGGCGTTCGTCCGGTCCCCGCACGCGCACGCCCGCATCCGTGACATCGACGTCTCGGCGGCCCTCGACGTGGACGGGCTGGTGGCGATCTACACCTGGGAGGACCTGCCCGCCCTGCTCGCCCAGCCGCTGCCGCTGCTCATCCCGCACCCCGCGCTGACCCACGGCCGCACCGCCTACCCGCTCGCCCGCGACCTGGTCAGGCACGTCGGCGAGCCCGTCGTGATGGTGGTCGCCCGCGACCGCTACCTCGCCGAGGACGCCTGCGCGCTCATCCGGGTGGACTACGAGATCCTCAAGCCGGTCGTCGGGGTGGAGGAGGCGGCGCAGTCGGCGCAGCTCGTCCACGACGACGTGCCGGGCAACGTCGGCGCGCACCTGGTGCAGGAGGTGCCCTCCGCGGCCGGCCTCGGCGCGCGGGAGGCGATCGAGGCCGCGCCGCACACGCTGTCCTTCCGGCTCGACATCGAGCGCAGCGCCTCCATGCCGCTGGAGGGGCGCGGCGTGTACGCCCGCTGGGACGCCGACGACCGCTCCCTGCGCGTGTACACGAGCACCCAGACCTCCACCAGCGTCCGCATGGCGATCGCGGCCAAGCTCGGCCTGCCGCTGCCCAAGGTCGAGGTGATCGCGCCCGACGTCGGCGGCGGGTTCGGGGTCAAGATCGTGCACCCGTGGCCGGAGGAGGTCCTGGTCCCGTGGGCGGCCATGCTGCTCGACCGCGAGGTCAAGTGGGCCGAGGACCGGCGTGAGCACTTCGTCTCCTCGGCGCACGAGCGGGCCCAGGTGCAGCACGTCCGGGTCGGTTTCGACGGCGACGGCCGGGTGCTCGGCCTGGAGGTGACAATCCTGCACGACCACGGCGCCTACACGCCGTACGGGATCATCGTGCCGATCATCACCTCCACCCAGCTCCTGGGCCCCTACAAGATCGGCGCCTACCGGGTCGAGTTCTCCTCGATCTACACCAACACCGTGCAGGTCACGCCGTACCGCGGGGCGGGGCGCCCGCAGGCCGTCTTCTGCATGGAACGGACGATGGACCACATCGCCGCCCACCTGAAGGCCGACCGCACGGCGGTGCGCGAGGTCAACTTCATCGGGCCCGAGGAGTTCCCCTACGACCAGGGCCTCATCTTCCAGGACGGCCGCCCGCTGATCTACGACAGCGGCGACTACCCGCAGTCGC
Coding sequences:
- a CDS encoding uracil-xanthine permease family protein, whose amino-acid sequence is MVAGWTKHGDGKSLAPGEVVRPDERLSWPRMIGFGAQHVIAMFGATFVFPLVMGLSPNVAIMFSGVATIMFLLIVKGKIPSYLGTSASFVGGVLAIRAIHGGDTPAADAIVTGAILVVGLVLALVGVAIHFLGVQIINRIFPPVVTGAVVMLIGFGLAYVVADVYWPQDQWIALITMLVTFVIIVFFKGFIGRIGILLGLIIGFALSWAADRVFGDITAYNAATATVDTHPRVSFAAVAEAPWIGWPDTFLPDIRFSAVLLVLPAVIALVAENIGHVKAVGEMTGTNVNPYMGRAILGDGAATVVASTFGGSPTTTYAENIGVMAATRVYSTAAYYIAAVIAILFGLCPKFGALVAATPGGVLGGITVILYGMIGLLGAKIWIENQVDFSSPVNMVPVGAGIILAIGPVRQMIGSHFVLEGIALGTIVVVGGYHLLRAISGRPGTGPAARPSEGGTGREEASG
- a CDS encoding FAD binding domain-containing protein, with amino-acid sequence MKPPPFDYHAPRSVGEALDALDAAGEHGKVLAGGQSLIPMLNMRLAAPGCLVDINRLTELATVDVEPGGVRVGALARHAQVERSGRVAAAQPLLRQALRLVAHPVIRNRGTVVGSLVHADPAAELPAVLTLLGGSVRLARRGATRDVPAADFFTGPLESAAGPGELAVSALFPLLSPRSGTAFREVARRHGDYALAGIAALISLDDDLRITGARVACVSVGPVPVLVDVTDACGHRPPASADWAAAARAVQERIEPEADIHATAHYRRHLAGVLTQQALRDAAREALDA
- a CDS encoding (2Fe-2S)-binding protein, encoding MNIAITLTVNGVVRQAEVPARRLLSDCLRHDLGLTGTHVGCEHGVCGCCTVLLDGEPVRSCLTFAVTVDGHDITTVEGLSAPGGAMSPVQRAFAECHGLQCGFCTPGFLCTVTALLRDNPAPTDEEVLEGISGNLCRCTGYQNIVKSVHRAAEIMAEEP
- the cutA gene encoding aerobic carbon-monoxide dehydrogenase large subunit, with translation MTTKLFGEPVRRREDPRLLTGQGRYLDDLGPDALAAAFVRSPHAHARIRDIDVSAALDVDGLVAIYTWEDLPALLAQPLPLLIPHPALTHGRTAYPLARDLVRHVGEPVVMVVARDRYLAEDACALIRVDYEILKPVVGVEEAAQSAQLVHDDVPGNVGAHLVQEVPSAAGLGAREAIEAAPHTLSFRLDIERSASMPLEGRGVYARWDADDRSLRVYTSTQTSTSVRMAIAAKLGLPLPKVEVIAPDVGGGFGVKIVHPWPEEVLVPWAAMLLDREVKWAEDRREHFVSSAHERAQVQHVRVGFDGDGRVLGLEVTILHDHGAYTPYGIIVPIITSTQLLGPYKIGAYRVEFSSIYTNTVQVTPYRGAGRPQAVFCMERTMDHIAAHLKADRTAVREVNFIGPEEFPYDQGLIFQDGRPLIYDSGDYPQSLRMLKELIGWDSFPGLKARAAAEGRRIGIGIGCYVEGTGVGPYEGGHVQVTSDGRVHVSTGLTSQGQGHETVFAQIAAAELGVPLERVSVVTGDTRRFGYAVGTFASRAAVMSGNAIALACRKVREKALRIAADALEADPRDLEIVDGEVKVVGAPGVSLPLATVAVLSNPLRYAFDEEAARATQFAGASSFDRPPVREGEEPGLEGRDYYSPLRSTFASGMHAAIVETDPLTAEIRILRYAVVHDCGNLINPMIVEGQIHGGVAQGVGGALYERMVYDEHGQLLNASFMDFLMPYATEIPAVETAHLQTPSPLNPLGIKGAGEAGVIPVSAVIASAVEDAEGIGIDKMPISPSELFDLRRSATPSPPAPS